A genome region from Polyodon spathula isolate WHYD16114869_AA chromosome 19, ASM1765450v1, whole genome shotgun sequence includes the following:
- the LOC121294533 gene encoding signal peptide peptidase-like 2A, whose protein sequence is MSKILVASICAIFLCVQVNAQEAVLRAFGPSGENEYCIVFNSSWTHLPPSLNNATLYQLVNLTSSVLCHQTDLPPEGLNGKAVVVMRGNCTFEEKALIAQSSGARAILIASKTSLSTPSGVNADKGVNIQVALVRYKDVLNMQKAFKDNISVKLYAPSAALFDYSILVILIISMFTLALGGYWSGATEQAPWEANICHAAYKVILVLINLAALGGRRKSESSDEIQFTPLKVVIFVLGMCGILVLLYFFYKWLVYVLIAMFCIASAMAVYGCLAALVQMIPCGQCSFSFRDKTIEIRFFFLAAFCIAVSVFWAVYRNEDRWIWILQDVLGIAFCLNFMRMLKISSFKICVTLLSLLLVYDVFFVFITPFFTKNGESIMVQVAAGPGATGEMRGGNMVEVPAEPTAPNEKLPIVMRVPRLSSPTQYLCGMEFSLLGYGDIIVPGLLVAYCHRFDVWNNNPTKIYYISCTIAYGVGMIMTLIVMVFSKMGQPALLYLVPCTLLTSALVAWRRKEMKRFWAGTVYEMEENPVAISSNESEVIVHPKE, encoded by the exons ATGTCGAAAATACTAGTTGCGAGTATTTGTGCCATTTTCTTGTGTGTACAG GTAAACGCTCAAGAAGCAGTCTTGCGTGCATTTGGACCCTCCGGTGAAAATGAatattgcattgttttcaattcttcTTGGACACATCTTCCACCATCTCTTAATAATGCC acattaTACCAGTTGGTTAACTTGACTTCAAGTGTTCTGTGCCATCAAACTGATCTTCCTCCTGAGGGTCTGAATGGAAAGGCAGTGGTGGTAATGAGAGGAAACTGTACTTTTGAAGAGAAAGCCTTGATTGCCCAGTCCAGTGGAGCCAGAGCTATACTGATTGCCAGCAAGACCAGCCTG AGCACACCCTCAGGAGTCAACGCTGACAAGGGTGTGAACATTCAGGTTGCCCTTGTCAGGTACAAAGATGTGCTGAATATGCAGAAG GCTTTTAAGGACAATATATCAGTGAAACTTTATGCACCGTCTGCAGCTCTGTTTGACTACAGTATTTTGGTCATATTAATTATCTCCATGTTCACTCTTGCTCTGGGAGGCTACTGGAGTGGCGCTACAGAACA AGCACCATGGGAAGCAAATATTTGCCATGCAG CGTATAAAGTGATTCTGGTTTTGATAAACTTAGCAGCTCTAGGAGGAAGGAGGAAATCTGAGAGCAGTGATGAGATCCAGTTCACTCCACTGAAAGTGGTGATATTTGTGCTTGGGATGTGTGGGATTTtggttttactttactttttctACAAGTGGCTAG TGTATGTTTTGATTGCTATGTTTTGCATTGCATCTGCAATGGCTGTGTACGGCTGTCTGGCTGCACTGGTACAGATGATACCGTGTGGCCAATGCAG ctttTCTTTCCGGGACAAAACCATTGAAATTCGATTCTTCTTTCTTGCTGCTTTCTGCATTGCAGTGTCTGTATTTTGGGCAGTTTACCGGAATGAGGACAG gtggatttGGATTTTGCAGGACGTGTTGGGAATCGCATTTTGTCTTAATTTTATGAGGATGTTAAAAATCTCAAGCTTCAAG ATCTGCGTTACATTGCTGAGCCTCCTGCTTGTTTACGATGTGTTCTTTGTTTTCATCACTCCCTTTTTCACAAAG AACGGTGAAAGCATTATGGTTCAGGTTGCTGCTGGCCCAGGAGCCACTGGTGAAATG AGAGGTGGAAACATGGTGGAAGTCCCTGCTGAACCCACAGCTCCCAATGAGAAA CTGCCCATTGTCATGAGAGTTCCCAGACTTTCATCCCCGACTCAGTACCTGTGTGGAATGGAATTTTCTCTTCTTGGATACGGAGACATTATTGTGCCAG GATTGCTGGTTGCTTATTGCCACAGGTTTGATGTGTGGAACAACAACCCTACAAAGATCTACTACATATCCTGCACAATAG CCTATGGTGTGGGTATGATAATGACATTAATTGTGATGGTCTTCTCAAAGATGGGGCAGCCAGCTCTGCTCTATCTAGTGCCATGTACTCTACTTACCAGTGCTTTGGTTGCCTGGAGACGCAAGGAAATGAAACGGTTTTGGGCAGGAACCGTTTATGAG atggAGGAGAATCCTGTGGCCATATCCAGTAATGAAAGTGAAGTAATCGTACATCCGAAAGAGTAg